Proteins encoded within one genomic window of Halorussus salilacus:
- the trpE gene encoding anthranilate synthase component I gives MTSDATNADAMTPERERFVELAESDDRTVVRTAVELDAETAPLSAYAALTGRSTDRDPADYAFLLESAEKTASSDPDGAFSPGSSGDRHARYSYVGYDPDAVVTVEPGEVSVESLGGRAGEYVSPDAAGDTLDALRTALPDAERRGFPGEGDVDRQHFDGGLVGFLAYDAVYDLWLDEVGVERPESRFPDARFVLNTKTVAFDHLAGTVSLVFTPVVGPDDDPETVYDEFRAEADRVAALLDGTTPPETDGFVREDETAGPRDEYEDAVRTAKEHVLDGDIYQGVISRKRELRGDIDPLGFYEALRDVNPSPYMYLLGYDDLTVVGASPETLVSVRGREVMANPIAGTCSRGSSPVEDRRLAGEMLADGKERAEHTMLVDLARNDVRRVSEPGSVSVDEFMNVLKYSHVQHIESTVTGRLADDSNPFDATRAAFPAGTLSGAPKIRAMEIIDDLERSARGLYGGGVGYYSWTGDADFAIVIRTATVEHEGGDPDRITVQAGAGIVADSDPASEYEETEKKMDGVLTALREIEVSRPPEVGR, from the coding sequence ATGACTTCTGACGCCACGAACGCCGACGCCATGACGCCAGAACGCGAGCGATTCGTCGAACTCGCCGAGAGCGACGACCGCACGGTCGTCCGAACCGCCGTCGAGCTCGACGCCGAGACCGCGCCGCTGTCGGCCTACGCCGCGCTCACGGGACGGTCGACCGACCGCGACCCCGCCGACTACGCCTTCCTGCTGGAGAGCGCCGAGAAGACCGCCTCCAGCGACCCCGACGGCGCGTTCTCGCCGGGGTCGTCGGGCGACCGCCACGCCCGCTACTCCTACGTGGGCTACGACCCGGACGCGGTCGTGACGGTCGAACCCGGGGAGGTGTCGGTCGAGTCGCTGGGCGGCCGCGCGGGCGAGTACGTCTCGCCCGACGCCGCGGGCGACACCCTCGACGCGCTCCGAACCGCCCTGCCGGACGCCGAGCGGCGTGGATTCCCGGGTGAGGGCGACGTGGACCGCCAGCACTTCGACGGGGGACTGGTCGGCTTTCTCGCCTACGACGCGGTGTACGACCTCTGGCTCGACGAGGTGGGAGTCGAGCGTCCCGAGTCGCGGTTTCCGGACGCCCGGTTCGTCCTCAACACCAAGACCGTCGCCTTCGACCACCTCGCCGGGACAGTCTCGCTCGTGTTCACGCCCGTGGTGGGACCCGACGACGACCCCGAGACGGTGTACGACGAATTCCGGGCCGAGGCCGACCGCGTGGCCGCCCTGCTCGACGGGACCACCCCGCCCGAGACGGACGGGTTCGTCCGGGAGGACGAAACCGCGGGACCGCGAGACGAGTACGAGGACGCGGTCCGGACCGCCAAGGAGCACGTCCTCGACGGCGACATCTATCAGGGCGTCATCTCGCGCAAGCGCGAACTCCGCGGGGACATCGACCCGCTGGGGTTCTACGAGGCGCTCCGGGACGTGAACCCCTCGCCGTACATGTATCTGTTGGGCTACGACGACCTGACCGTGGTCGGCGCGAGCCCCGAGACGCTGGTGTCGGTCCGGGGCCGCGAGGTGATGGCCAACCCCATCGCGGGCACCTGCTCGCGAGGGTCGAGTCCGGTCGAGGACCGCCGACTCGCGGGCGAGATGCTCGCCGACGGCAAGGAGCGCGCCGAGCACACCATGCTCGTCGACCTCGCGCGAAACGACGTGCGCCGGGTGAGCGAACCCGGAAGCGTCAGCGTCGACGAGTTCATGAACGTCCTCAAGTACAGCCACGTCCAGCACATCGAGAGCACCGTCACGGGGCGACTCGCCGACGACTCGAACCCGTTCGACGCGACGCGCGCGGCGTTCCCCGCCGGGACGCTGTCGGGCGCGCCCAAGATACGGGCGATGGAGATCATCGACGACCTCGAACGCTCGGCCCGCGGGCTGTACGGCGGCGGCGTGGGCTACTACTCGTGGACCGGCGACGCCGACTTCGCCATCGTCATCCGGACCGCGACGGTCGAGCACGAGGGCGGCGACCCCGACCGCATCACGGTGCAGGCGGGCGCTGGCATCGTCGCCGACAGCGACCCGGCCTCCGAGTACGAGGAGACCGAGAAGAAGATGGACGGCGTGCTGACCGCGCTCCGGGAGATAGAGGTCTCCCGCCCGCCGGAGGTGGGACGATGA
- the trpG gene encoding anthranilate synthase component II encodes MTEVLFVDNFDSFTYNLVEYTSEHADTEVVRNTASLADVRETDPDAVVISPGPGHPENDRDVGVTLDVLREVSPEVPTLGVCLGLEAAVYAYGGSVGRAPEPIHGKAFPVAHDGRGVYAGLEQGFRAGRYHSLVATEVPDCFEVTATTDHEGTELVMGIRHRDHPIECVQFHPESVLTAVGHDVIRNFLDGVA; translated from the coding sequence ATGACCGAGGTGCTGTTCGTGGACAACTTCGACTCGTTCACGTACAACCTCGTGGAGTACACCAGCGAACACGCCGACACCGAGGTGGTTCGGAATACCGCCTCGCTGGCCGACGTGCGCGAGACCGACCCCGACGCCGTCGTCATCTCGCCCGGTCCGGGCCACCCCGAGAACGACCGAGACGTGGGCGTCACGCTCGACGTGCTCCGAGAGGTGAGTCCGGAGGTGCCGACGCTCGGGGTGTGTCTCGGCCTCGAAGCCGCGGTCTACGCCTACGGGGGGTCGGTTGGGCGCGCGCCCGAACCGATTCACGGAAAGGCCTTCCCGGTCGCCCACGACGGGCGGGGGGTCTACGCGGGGCTGGAGCAGGGGTTCCGTGCCGGTCGGTACCACTCGCTGGTCGCGACCGAGGTCCCCGACTGCTTCGAGGTGACCGCGACGACCGACCACGAGGGAACGGAACTGGTGATGGGTATCCGCCACCGGGACCACCCCATCGAGTGCGTCCAGTTCCATCCGGAGAGCGTGCTCACGGCCGTCGGTCACGACGTGATCCGGAACTTCCTCGACGGCGTGGCGTAA
- a CDS encoding LAGLIDADG family homing endonuclease yields MNAGDELQQLSACFVDSPDDDIDDIHQTAKEAAQVFQSGGGMGYAFWQLRPYGDAVGSTGGIASGPITFMRTYDQMCETIAQGGARRGAQMGVMRVSHPDVIQFIHAKNKDVSLAETLRLNDPDDYTHNSFGEALEEARELIDDEGRVPKHLRNAAEGHLSNFNISVGVTDDFMEALQNGEEFTFTNPRTEEPHVATEHTKELYEMFGLGEHVEVGEELSIPAELIWDRIVDGAHENGEPGVIYLERVNKEHSFDVEEHPDHRILATNPCVTGDTLLSTENGLVPAEELYEKGVATDIVVDGRLSEDSVKEASSVYKTGEKDVYKLTTAEGYELRLTADHRVMTDDGWVEARNLDAGDTVHIVNQKGEFGQHGTAEEGKVLGWLVGDGHLKHGEERAVLNFYDEDTEISEDFAGHVNEVVREPTGNANYEVGVQQIQRADEYRGVDAQEERVRSARLYELAEQAELTDDKLQVPDSVMRGSEEMARGFLQALFTADGSVQGNVEKGVSVRLHSVDTDLLKEVQQLLLNFRIASKVYEERHEAGTHAMPDGNGGTTEYDRQADHDLVIAKDNLVRFQEEIGFLLDYKNEQLREHLDSYDRGPYSERFEATVESVERDGHEVVYDLTEPETHSFVANGLVVHNCGEQPLEEYEACNLGHINLSTLADTDAPDWRVWYDEHGEEYDDFSEAVDAFLAEAMAWDEFDHRISYGTRFLENVVTMSDFPVEKIERKVREMRKIGLGVMGLAQLYIQLGVEYGSEEANEIARQLMRYINHESKWTSHELAEERGSFAEWDNSKYADPTEYREWFEKQTGLDAEEWADGFAIRNHNTTTIAPTGTTSMVGNTTGGCEPIYNVAYYKNVSDDVQGDEMLVEFDDYFLRVLEDNDIDVEEVKREAQDQMAENEFDGVEGLETVPDAIGELFVVTSDLTGKEHAAVQCACQEGVDSAISKTCNFPNDASKGDMREVFEYIYENGGKGVTVYRDGTRSKQVLTTRADNKEFADESEAAEALVEQIREVFGGIEGFVESDEVQAHLDQQVESILEAADGEDSSGAYAEKRPRPDVLHGITQRIDTGYGKLYVNINEDDRGRPFELFANIGNSGGFTASFTESLAKTISTALRSGVDPEEIADELQGIRSPKVAWDKGEQINSIPDAIGTAMRRYLDGEVEKAYPQQKNLTEVEEEVQPEQQPEGVELSAADSHEADQQDIIDSGESPECPSCGSLSLYYSEGCKTCESCGWSEC; encoded by the coding sequence ATGAACGCGGGCGACGAACTCCAACAGCTGTCGGCCTGCTTCGTCGATTCGCCCGACGACGACATCGACGACATCCACCAGACCGCCAAGGAGGCCGCGCAGGTCTTCCAGTCCGGCGGCGGCATGGGCTACGCCTTCTGGCAACTCCGCCCCTACGGCGACGCCGTTGGGAGCACGGGCGGCATCGCGTCGGGTCCCATCACCTTCATGCGCACGTACGACCAGATGTGCGAGACCATCGCGCAGGGCGGTGCCCGGCGCGGTGCCCAGATGGGCGTCATGCGCGTCTCCCACCCCGACGTCATCCAGTTCATCCACGCCAAGAACAAGGACGTGAGCCTCGCGGAGACCCTCCGACTCAACGACCCCGACGACTACACCCACAACTCCTTCGGCGAGGCGCTCGAAGAGGCCCGCGAGCTCATCGACGACGAGGGCCGGGTCCCCAAGCACCTCCGGAACGCCGCCGAGGGCCACCTCTCGAACTTCAACATCTCGGTGGGCGTCACCGACGACTTCATGGAGGCCCTCCAGAACGGCGAGGAGTTCACGTTCACGAATCCCCGAACCGAGGAGCCCCACGTCGCCACCGAGCACACCAAGGAGCTCTACGAGATGTTCGGCCTCGGCGAGCACGTCGAAGTCGGCGAGGAACTGTCGATTCCCGCGGAGCTCATCTGGGACCGCATCGTCGACGGTGCTCACGAGAACGGCGAACCCGGCGTCATCTACCTCGAACGCGTCAACAAGGAGCACTCGTTCGACGTCGAGGAGCATCCCGACCACCGGATTCTGGCGACCAATCCGTGTGTGACCGGTGACACGCTACTCAGCACCGAGAACGGTCTCGTTCCGGCTGAGGAACTGTACGAAAAGGGCGTTGCAACCGATATCGTCGTGGATGGTCGACTTAGCGAGGACTCCGTAAAGGAAGCGAGCAGTGTCTACAAGACCGGAGAAAAAGACGTTTACAAACTGACTACGGCGGAAGGTTACGAACTCCGTCTGACTGCCGACCACCGCGTGATGACCGACGACGGCTGGGTCGAAGCCCGGAACCTCGACGCGGGCGATACGGTCCACATCGTGAATCAGAAGGGCGAGTTCGGCCAGCATGGGACTGCCGAAGAAGGCAAAGTGCTCGGTTGGCTCGTCGGCGACGGCCACCTCAAGCACGGTGAAGAGCGCGCCGTCCTCAATTTCTACGATGAGGACACCGAGATCTCGGAGGACTTCGCTGGCCACGTCAACGAAGTCGTTCGTGAACCGACCGGGAACGCGAACTACGAGGTCGGAGTCCAGCAGATCCAACGCGCCGACGAGTATCGTGGTGTCGACGCGCAGGAAGAGCGGGTTCGCTCTGCTCGTCTCTACGAACTCGCCGAACAGGCCGAGCTCACCGACGATAAGCTACAGGTCCCCGACAGCGTGATGCGGGGAAGTGAGGAGATGGCCCGCGGCTTCCTTCAGGCGCTGTTCACTGCCGACGGAAGCGTACAGGGGAACGTCGAGAAGGGCGTCTCGGTGCGACTCCACAGCGTCGACACCGACCTCCTCAAAGAGGTTCAGCAACTCCTGCTCAACTTCCGAATCGCGAGCAAGGTCTACGAGGAGCGCCACGAGGCAGGGACGCACGCGATGCCCGATGGCAATGGCGGCACCACGGAATACGACCGCCAAGCGGACCACGACCTCGTCATCGCGAAGGACAATCTCGTTCGTTTCCAAGAGGAGATCGGTTTCCTCCTCGACTACAAGAACGAGCAACTCCGCGAACATCTCGACTCCTACGACCGCGGTCCGTACAGCGAACGGTTCGAGGCTACGGTCGAATCTGTCGAACGAGACGGTCACGAAGTGGTCTACGACCTGACCGAGCCCGAAACTCACTCGTTCGTCGCCAATGGCCTCGTCGTTCACAACTGTGGTGAGCAGCCCTTAGAGGAGTACGAGGCCTGCAACCTCGGCCACATCAATCTCTCGACGCTGGCCGACACCGACGCCCCCGACTGGCGGGTCTGGTACGACGAGCACGGCGAGGAGTACGACGACTTCTCGGAGGCGGTCGACGCCTTCCTCGCCGAGGCGATGGCGTGGGACGAGTTCGACCACCGCATCTCCTACGGCACCCGGTTCTTGGAGAACGTCGTCACGATGTCGGACTTTCCGGTCGAGAAGATAGAGCGGAAGGTCCGAGAGATGCGCAAGATCGGGCTGGGCGTCATGGGGCTGGCCCAGCTGTACATCCAGCTCGGTGTCGAGTACGGTAGCGAGGAGGCCAACGAGATCGCGCGCCAGCTGATGCGGTACATCAACCACGAATCGAAGTGGACCTCCCACGAGCTCGCCGAGGAGCGCGGGTCGTTCGCGGAGTGGGACAACTCGAAGTACGCCGACCCGACCGAGTACCGCGAGTGGTTCGAGAAGCAGACCGGCCTCGACGCCGAGGAGTGGGCCGACGGGTTCGCGATTCGCAACCACAACACGACCACCATCGCGCCGACCGGCACCACCTCGATGGTCGGCAACACCACGGGCGGGTGCGAACCCATCTACAACGTCGCCTACTACAAGAACGTCTCCGACGACGTGCAGGGCGACGAGATGCTCGTGGAGTTCGACGACTACTTCCTCCGCGTGCTGGAGGACAACGACATCGACGTCGAGGAGGTCAAGCGCGAGGCACAGGACCAGATGGCGGAAAACGAGTTCGACGGCGTCGAGGGGCTCGAAACCGTCCCGGACGCCATCGGCGAGCTGTTCGTCGTCACCAGCGACCTCACCGGCAAGGAACACGCCGCGGTCCAGTGCGCCTGTCAGGAGGGCGTCGACTCAGCGATCTCGAAGACCTGCAACTTCCCCAACGACGCGTCCAAGGGGGACATGCGCGAGGTGTTCGAGTACATCTACGAGAACGGCGGCAAGGGCGTGACCGTCTATCGGGACGGCACCCGCTCGAAGCAGGTTCTGACGACCCGCGCCGACAACAAGGAGTTCGCCGACGAGTCCGAGGCCGCCGAGGCGCTCGTCGAGCAGATTCGCGAGGTGTTCGGCGGTATCGAGGGCTTCGTCGAGAGCGACGAGGTGCAGGCCCACCTCGACCAGCAGGTCGAGTCCATCCTCGAAGCCGCAGACGGCGAGGACTCGTCCGGAGCCTACGCCGAGAAGCGCCCGCGTCCCGACGTACTCCACGGCATCACCCAGCGCATCGACACCGGCTACGGCAAGCTCTACGTCAACATCAACGAGGACGACCGGGGCCGACCGTTCGAGCTGTTCGCCAACATCGGCAACTCCGGCGGCTTCACCGCGTCGTTCACCGAGTCGCTCGCCAAGACCATCTCGACCGCGCTCCGCTCGGGCGTGGACCCCGAGGAGATCGCAGACGAGCTTCAGGGCATCCGTAGCCCGAAGGTCGCGTGGGACAAGGGCGAGCAGATAAACTCCATCCCGGACGCCATCGGCACCGCGATGCGCCGGTACCTCGATGGCGAAGTCGAGAAGGCCTACCCCCAACAGAAGAACCTGACCGAGGTCGAAGAGGAGGTCCAGCCCGAACAGCAACCCGAGGGCGTCGAGCTCAGCGCGGCCGACAGCCACGAGGCCGACCAGCAGGACATCATCGACTCGGGCGAGAGCCCGGAGTGTCCGAGTTGCGGGTCGCTGTCGCTGTACTACTCGGAGGGCTGCAAGACCTGCGAGTCGTGTGGCTGGAGCGAGTGCTGA
- the trpD gene encoding anthranilate phosphoribosyltransferase, whose product MQDSIERVTDGRDLSLDEAREAAAAVFEDATDAQIGALLAALRAKGETEDEIAGFAQGMADAARTIDPDRSPLVDTCGTGGDDYDTINVSTTSAIVASGAGVPVAKHGNYSVSSSSGSADVLEEVGVEIDAEPPAVEAAIEDDGIGFMLAPVFHPAMKAVIGPRKELGMRTVFNVLGPLTNPAGADAQIVGVYDPDLVPVLARALARMDVERALVVHGSGMDEIAVHDETTVAEVRGDDIEEYGLAPADLGLDRRDVTDVAGGTPEENAADLRGIVEGDVTGAKRDIILANAGAAVYVAGEADSLEDGVERAAKAIDDGGAADQLERLRGTVTA is encoded by the coding sequence ATGCAGGACTCCATCGAACGCGTCACCGACGGACGGGACCTCTCGCTCGACGAAGCGCGCGAGGCGGCCGCAGCCGTCTTCGAGGACGCGACCGACGCACAGATCGGCGCACTGCTCGCCGCCCTCCGCGCGAAGGGCGAGACCGAGGACGAAATCGCGGGGTTCGCACAGGGGATGGCCGACGCCGCCCGGACCATCGACCCCGACCGCTCGCCGCTCGTCGACACCTGCGGAACCGGCGGCGACGACTACGACACCATTAACGTCTCGACCACGAGCGCCATCGTCGCCAGCGGCGCTGGCGTCCCCGTGGCCAAGCACGGCAACTACTCGGTGTCCTCCTCGTCGGGGAGCGCCGACGTGCTGGAGGAGGTCGGCGTCGAGATCGACGCCGAACCGCCAGCGGTCGAGGCCGCCATCGAGGACGACGGCATCGGGTTCATGCTCGCGCCCGTCTTCCACCCCGCGATGAAGGCGGTCATCGGCCCGCGGAAGGAACTCGGCATGCGGACCGTGTTCAACGTCCTCGGCCCCCTCACGAACCCCGCGGGTGCCGACGCCCAGATCGTCGGCGTCTACGACCCCGACCTCGTGCCCGTGCTCGCGCGCGCACTCGCCCGGATGGACGTAGAGCGCGCGCTGGTCGTCCACGGCTCTGGCATGGACGAGATAGCAGTCCACGACGAGACGACCGTCGCGGAGGTCCGCGGCGACGACATCGAGGAGTACGGCCTCGCGCCCGCCGACCTCGGACTGGACCGACGCGACGTGACCGACGTGGCAGGCGGCACCCCCGAGGAGAACGCCGCCGACCTTCGGGGCATCGTCGAGGGGGACGTGACCGGCGCGAAGCGCGACATCATCCTCGCCAACGCCGGGGCGGCGGTCTACGTCGCCGGGGAGGCCGACTCGCTCGAAGACGGCGTCGAGCGCGCGGCGAAGGCAATCGACGACGGCGGCGCGGCCGACCAGCTCGAACGGCTCCGAGGGACCGTGACGGCATGA
- a CDS encoding phosphoribosylanthranilate isomerase, which produces MTRVKVCGITSREDLDLAVEAGTDAVGLLVDVPVDSPREIDPRLAADLADAAPPFVTTVLVTMSDAPDCAADLARAVEPDAIQVHGEMTVGDLAYLQSNVDAHVIKAVDAADPGAARRYDEVADALLVDSVDDDGAGGTGRTHDWERTASVAADLDSPVVLAGGLTPENVGDAVRAVEPFAVDVASGVESSGGRKDPEAVAAFVDDAKCALETSTP; this is translated from the coding sequence ATGACCCGCGTGAAAGTCTGTGGCATCACCTCCCGGGAGGACCTCGACCTCGCGGTCGAGGCTGGTACCGACGCGGTCGGTCTGCTCGTGGACGTTCCGGTCGACTCGCCGCGAGAGATAGACCCGCGGCTGGCCGCCGACCTCGCCGATGCGGCCCCACCGTTCGTGACCACGGTGCTGGTGACGATGTCCGACGCGCCCGACTGCGCCGCCGACCTCGCGCGCGCCGTCGAACCCGACGCGATTCAGGTCCACGGCGAGATGACCGTCGGCGACCTCGCGTACCTCCAGTCGAACGTCGACGCTCACGTCATCAAGGCCGTCGACGCCGCTGACCCCGGGGCGGCCCGCCGATACGACGAGGTCGCCGACGCGTTGCTCGTCGATTCGGTGGACGACGACGGCGCGGGCGGCACCGGCCGGACTCACGACTGGGAGCGCACCGCGTCGGTCGCGGCCGACCTCGACTCGCCGGTCGTGCTCGCTGGCGGCCTGACGCCCGAGAACGTCGGCGACGCGGTCCGCGCGGTCGAACCGTTCGCGGTGGACGTGGCGAGCGGCGTGGAGTCGTCGGGCGGCCGGAAGGACCCCGAAGCCGTCGCCGCGTTCGTCGACGACGCCAAGTGCGCGCTGGAGACATCGACGCCATGA